In the Pseudolabrys taiwanensis genome, one interval contains:
- a CDS encoding amidase, with protein sequence MVASARFPDWSSLPAGEREAAIGRARLRLKTIGRKLNATAQEIDNGFDPAGPLAGLPYVAKDMIATGVTPPSCGCAAPLEPLGKPAAIIERLRRAGGCLIGTAEMTELAYEPSGINSVRGNVLNPWNKDFVPGGSSSGSAALVASGCAFAALGSDTGGSVRIPAHCCGVTGLKPTWGVLPLDGAMPLSPSLDTIGIFARGAADLAMVWTALFGEAAAPSAHSAIVLEDAFGESDAEVTQLCRDAIARFGLPVAGRGGFPKEADERVLLVMQGEAARAHRNRLDDVRVDATLRKRLAKGLSIDDDALAQLVAGREAARQHFLETFLGEAAVAFMPVMPIRTPRVAETDPTSPDFKARTLYAMSRFTRFVNYLGLPALALPVGFDSRGMPVGLQIVGRPDSEPLLIALATSFQMKTDWHGRIPAAIASDIAAEKGLAA encoded by the coding sequence ATGGTCGCAAGCGCACGCTTTCCCGATTGGTCGTCGCTCCCGGCGGGCGAGCGGGAGGCTGCCATCGGGCGGGCGCGACTGCGGCTGAAGACCATCGGCCGCAAGCTGAATGCAACGGCGCAAGAGATCGATAACGGCTTCGACCCCGCCGGGCCGCTCGCGGGTCTGCCCTATGTTGCGAAGGATATGATCGCGACCGGCGTGACGCCGCCGAGCTGCGGTTGCGCCGCGCCGCTCGAGCCGCTCGGCAAGCCGGCGGCCATCATCGAGCGCCTCCGCCGCGCCGGTGGCTGCCTCATCGGCACGGCTGAGATGACCGAGCTTGCCTATGAGCCTTCGGGCATCAACAGCGTGCGCGGCAACGTGCTCAATCCCTGGAACAAGGACTTCGTGCCCGGCGGGTCGTCCAGTGGCTCGGCTGCGCTGGTGGCGAGCGGTTGCGCTTTTGCGGCGCTCGGTTCGGACACCGGCGGCTCCGTCCGCATTCCGGCGCATTGCTGCGGCGTGACCGGCCTGAAGCCGACATGGGGCGTGCTGCCGCTTGATGGCGCAATGCCGCTGTCGCCCAGTCTCGACACCATCGGCATTTTCGCGCGCGGCGCGGCCGATCTCGCGATGGTTTGGACCGCGCTTTTCGGTGAGGCCGCCGCACCATCGGCGCATTCGGCCATCGTATTGGAAGATGCGTTCGGCGAAAGCGATGCGGAGGTGACGCAGCTTTGCCGCGACGCCATCGCGCGGTTCGGCCTACCCGTCGCCGGACGTGGCGGCTTCCCGAAAGAGGCCGACGAGCGCGTGCTGCTGGTGATGCAGGGCGAGGCTGCGCGGGCACACCGCAACCGGCTCGACGACGTGCGTGTCGACGCGACCTTGCGCAAACGGTTGGCCAAGGGGCTTTCGATCGACGACGATGCGTTGGCGCAATTGGTCGCTGGCCGCGAAGCGGCGCGACAGCATTTCCTTGAAACGTTTCTGGGCGAGGCGGCTGTCGCCTTCATGCCGGTGATGCCCATCAGGACGCCGCGCGTCGCGGAGACCGATCCGACATCGCCGGACTTCAAGGCGCGGACGCTGTACGCCATGAGCCGGTTCACGCGCTTCGTGAACTATCTCGGCCTGCCCGCGCTCGCGCTTCCGGTCGGCTTCGATAGCAGGGGAATGCCTGTCGGCCTGCAAATCGTCGGCCGGCCGGACAGTGAGCCATTGCTGATCGCGCTCGCCACGTCGTTCCAGATGAAGACCGATTGGCACGGCCGCATCCCGGCCGCCATCGCTTCCGATATCGCTGCCGAGAAAGGTCTTGCCGCGTGA
- a CDS encoding acyl-CoA dehydrogenase family protein — protein MAFEIPLADDHRDLRDAVRSLCADFPAEYWRRVDDARAYPEAFVTALTAAGWLSALIPEEYGGSGLGFTEASIILEEINRAGGNSGACHGQMYNMSTLLRAGSAEQKKEYLPKIASGELRIQSMAVTEPTTGSDTTKLKTTAVRKGDRYVVNGQKVWTSRLQHSDYMILLARTTPVDQVRKKSEGLSVFLVDVKAALAGGMTVQPIRNMVNHETNEVFFDDVEVPVENLIGEEGQGFRYILQGLNAERTLIAAECIGDGYWFVDKAVAYGNERKVFGRPIGQNQGIQFPIAQAYANIEAASLMRYKAAWLHDNGKPCGAEANMAKLLAADASWQAANACLQTHGGFGFAAEFDVERKFRETRLYQVAPISSNLILAYLGEHTLGLPRSY, from the coding sequence ATGGCATTTGAAATCCCCCTTGCCGACGACCATCGCGACTTGCGCGATGCGGTGCGTAGCCTTTGCGCGGACTTTCCGGCCGAGTACTGGCGCCGTGTCGATGACGCGCGCGCCTACCCCGAAGCGTTCGTCACGGCGCTGACCGCCGCCGGCTGGCTCAGCGCGCTTATCCCCGAAGAGTACGGCGGTTCGGGCCTCGGCTTCACGGAAGCGTCGATCATCCTCGAAGAGATCAACCGGGCCGGCGGCAACTCAGGCGCCTGCCATGGCCAAATGTACAATATGTCGACACTGCTGCGCGCGGGATCCGCGGAGCAGAAGAAAGAGTATCTGCCGAAGATCGCGAGCGGCGAGCTGCGCATTCAGTCGATGGCGGTCACCGAGCCGACTACAGGCTCCGATACCACGAAGCTGAAGACCACGGCCGTGCGCAAGGGCGACCGCTACGTCGTCAACGGCCAGAAGGTGTGGACGTCGCGGCTGCAGCACTCCGACTATATGATCCTGCTGGCGCGTACGACGCCGGTCGATCAGGTGCGCAAGAAGTCCGAAGGCTTGTCGGTCTTCCTGGTCGATGTGAAAGCGGCGCTTGCCGGCGGCATGACCGTGCAGCCGATCCGCAACATGGTGAACCACGAAACCAACGAGGTGTTCTTCGACGATGTCGAGGTTCCCGTGGAGAACCTGATCGGCGAGGAAGGGCAGGGCTTCAGATACATCCTGCAAGGGCTCAACGCCGAGCGCACGCTGATTGCCGCCGAGTGCATCGGCGACGGCTATTGGTTCGTCGACAAGGCTGTCGCCTACGGCAATGAACGCAAGGTGTTCGGCCGGCCCATCGGACAGAACCAGGGCATCCAGTTCCCGATCGCCCAAGCCTACGCGAATATCGAGGCGGCAAGCCTGATGCGCTACAAGGCGGCCTGGTTGCACGACAACGGCAAGCCCTGCGGCGCCGAGGCGAATATGGCGAAGCTGTTGGCCGCTGATGCATCCTGGCAGGCGGCCAATGCGTGCCTGCAGACGCATGGCGGCTTCGGCTTTGCGGCCGAATTCGATGTCGAGCGCAAGTTCCGCGAAACGCGGCTCTACCAAGTGGCGCCGATTTCGAGCAACCTTATCCTGGCCTATCTCGGCGAACATACGCTCGGATTACCGAGGTCTTACTGA
- a CDS encoding LysR family transcriptional regulator, whose product MLYHDLQSLRIFLTACEMRSMSKAAERLNVALSAASRRLSLLEQEIGAPLIVRRPHGIEPTAAGITVMNYARDVLRLGDKLQVSIDEHRSGIRGYVRVCASSSVLVQRLARDLSNFVRENPQIKLDLEERPSDSTISAVLNKEADIGVIVGDSPVDGLKIIDYSGDRLAVALPKDHKLSRRNALRFADILNEDLVALESGTATHRLLSSRANATGRPMKVRVQVRSFEVMCLLIKQGLGIGILPELAARPLSQALNIRLVRLAEPWARRDYAICVRAFENLEAPTSRLIDFLTASVAEEVADDEKSARRTPRRAAARRRK is encoded by the coding sequence ATGCTGTATCACGACCTGCAGAGCCTGCGCATATTCCTGACAGCGTGCGAGATGCGCAGCATGAGTAAGGCGGCCGAACGCTTGAATGTCGCGCTGTCCGCGGCCAGCCGGCGTCTGAGCCTCCTCGAGCAGGAAATCGGCGCCCCGCTGATCGTCAGACGTCCGCACGGTATCGAGCCGACGGCCGCCGGCATCACCGTGATGAACTACGCGCGCGACGTCTTGCGCCTCGGCGACAAGCTCCAGGTGAGCATCGACGAACATCGCTCAGGCATTCGCGGCTATGTGCGTGTGTGTGCGTCCAGCTCCGTGTTGGTCCAGCGCTTGGCGCGCGATCTGTCGAACTTCGTGCGCGAGAATCCGCAGATCAAGCTCGATCTCGAAGAGCGACCGAGCGATTCGACGATATCGGCGGTGCTCAACAAGGAAGCGGACATCGGCGTCATCGTCGGCGACAGCCCTGTCGACGGTCTCAAGATCATCGACTACTCCGGCGACCGCCTCGCTGTTGCGCTGCCGAAGGACCATAAACTGAGCCGCCGAAATGCACTGCGGTTCGCCGACATTCTCAATGAAGACCTTGTGGCGCTCGAGAGCGGGACGGCGACCCACCGCCTGTTGTCGTCGCGCGCGAACGCCACCGGTCGGCCCATGAAAGTGCGCGTTCAAGTGCGCAGTTTCGAAGTCATGTGCCTCTTGATCAAGCAGGGGCTCGGCATCGGCATTCTGCCGGAGCTCGCCGCGCGGCCCTTGTCGCAAGCGCTCAATATCCGGTTGGTGCGGCTCGCCGAGCCCTGGGCGCGGCGGGACTATGCCATCTGCGTGCGGGCTTTCGAGAACTTGGAAGCGCCGACCAGCCGCTTGATCGACTTCCTGACGGCGTCGGTGGCCGAAGAAGTTGCGGATGATGAAAAATCCGCCAGGCGGACGCCGCGTCGTGCGGCCGCGCGCCGCCGGAAGTGA
- a CDS encoding DUF1697 domain-containing protein, with translation MTAYVALLRAVNVGGTGKLPMTELKAMCEAEGFAQVRTYIASGNVVFTAAASESKVKAALEARLHRYAGSPVPVAIRTAREMTAVLEGNPFPHQPANKTVAIFLDGKPPKNVLAGVKGQADEEIELGARELYVYFPSGQGRSKLKIPAAQAGTARNMNTVAALAKLVLGL, from the coding sequence ATGACCGCCTATGTTGCTCTTCTGCGCGCCGTGAATGTCGGCGGCACCGGCAAGCTGCCGATGACCGAGCTGAAGGCGATGTGCGAGGCCGAAGGCTTCGCGCAAGTGCGCACCTATATCGCCAGCGGGAATGTCGTGTTCACGGCCGCTGCGTCCGAAAGCAAGGTCAAGGCCGCGCTCGAGGCCCGGCTGCATCGGTACGCCGGCAGCCCGGTTCCGGTGGCGATCCGCACGGCGCGGGAAATGACTGCGGTGTTGGAGGGAAACCCATTTCCGCATCAGCCGGCGAACAAGACGGTGGCGATCTTCCTGGACGGCAAGCCGCCCAAGAACGTGTTGGCGGGCGTCAAAGGCCAGGCCGACGAGGAGATCGAGCTCGGTGCGCGCGAGCTCTACGTTTATTTCCCGAGCGGCCAAGGTCGGTCGAAGCTGAAAATACCGGCGGCGCAGGCGGGAACCGCGCGCAACATGAACACCGTCGCCGCCCTGGCCAAACTCGTTCTCGGCCTCTGA
- a CDS encoding NAD(P)H-dependent oxidoreductase — protein sequence MNLHAKLLEREAAGRPVTVGVIGAGKFGTMFLSQARLTQGLHVVGVADLDVARARSQLATAGWPATLYSASSVADAHAKRTTWVTDDALALITDPRIEVIVEATGVPGAGIAHCLKAIENGKHIVMVNVEADAVAGPLLARHARQAGVVYSLAWGDQPALICEHVDWARAAGFKVIAAGKGTRYEPHYYQSNPDNVWDILDKYLNISDRKSINPKMFNSFVDGTKSGIEMTAVCNATGLVPQSHGLSFPPATRFELADVCKPKFAGGMLEMAGVTEVTSSVYRDGRDVPHHLALGTYVVFEGETDYARRCFKEYAMLPDRSGHYAALYRPIHMIGLELGISVASCALRHEPTGAPTGFRSDVVATAKRALKAGEILDGEGGFCVWGRQTPADVSLDNGLLPLGLAHNVKLKRDIPEGGALKWSDVEVDAADTAVKVRREMEAAFARRNIAVEAAV from the coding sequence ATGAATCTCCACGCCAAGCTTTTGGAACGGGAGGCGGCCGGCAGGCCGGTGACCGTCGGCGTGATCGGCGCCGGCAAGTTCGGCACGATGTTTTTGTCGCAGGCGCGGCTGACACAGGGACTGCACGTCGTCGGGGTCGCGGATCTCGACGTCGCGCGCGCCAGAAGCCAATTGGCGACGGCCGGCTGGCCGGCCACGCTCTATAGCGCATCGTCCGTCGCCGATGCGCATGCCAAGCGGACCACATGGGTGACCGACGATGCGCTCGCGTTGATCACCGATCCGCGCATCGAAGTGATCGTGGAAGCGACCGGCGTTCCCGGTGCCGGCATCGCGCATTGCCTGAAGGCAATCGAGAACGGCAAGCATATCGTCATGGTCAACGTGGAAGCCGATGCGGTCGCGGGCCCGTTGCTCGCCCGCCATGCGAGGCAGGCGGGCGTCGTCTACTCGCTCGCCTGGGGCGACCAGCCGGCCTTGATCTGTGAACACGTGGATTGGGCGCGCGCCGCCGGTTTCAAGGTGATCGCGGCCGGCAAGGGCACACGCTACGAGCCGCATTATTACCAGTCCAATCCCGACAACGTCTGGGACATTCTCGACAAGTATCTGAACATATCCGACCGCAAGTCGATCAATCCGAAGATGTTCAACTCCTTCGTCGACGGCACCAAGTCCGGCATCGAGATGACCGCCGTGTGCAACGCCACCGGGCTCGTGCCGCAGTCGCACGGCTTAAGCTTCCCGCCGGCGACGCGCTTTGAACTCGCGGATGTTTGCAAGCCGAAGTTCGCCGGCGGCATGCTCGAAATGGCGGGCGTCACCGAAGTGACGTCCTCCGTCTATCGCGATGGCCGCGACGTGCCGCACCATCTCGCGCTGGGCACGTATGTCGTGTTCGAGGGCGAGACCGACTACGCGCGGCGTTGCTTCAAGGAATACGCGATGCTGCCCGATCGGAGCGGCCACTACGCCGCGCTCTACCGGCCGATCCACATGATCGGCCTCGAGCTCGGCATCTCGGTCGCAAGCTGTGCGCTCAGACACGAGCCAACCGGCGCGCCCACCGGATTCCGCTCCGATGTGGTGGCGACGGCCAAGCGGGCGTTGAAAGCCGGCGAGATTCTGGACGGCGAGGGCGGCTTCTGCGTCTGGGGCAGGCAGACGCCCGCGGACGTGTCGCTCGACAACGGCCTGCTGCCCTTGGGCCTCGCGCACAACGTCAAGCTCAAGCGCGATATCCCCGAAGGCGGCGCGTTGAAATGGTCCGATGTCGAGGTTGACGCAGCCGATACCGCAGTGAAAGTCCGTCGCGAGATGGAGGCGGCGTTCGCACGGCGCAACATCGCCGTCGAGGCCGCGGTGTGA
- a CDS encoding YqaA family protein, giving the protein MLRRLYDWAIDAAHKPHAMWTLGAISFAESSFFPLPPDVMLIPMSLARPQRAYVMALWCTVASVLGGLVGYAIGALLYDSVGLWLIHLYGYANKVEAFRTAYAEWGAWIILLKGLTPIPYKVVTITSGFAAYNIWLFLLFSIITRGARFFILAFLLHRYGEQAREIIEKRLGFWVTIGAAVLIAGIVAAVYLI; this is encoded by the coding sequence CTGCTACGGCGCTTGTACGACTGGGCGATCGACGCGGCCCACAAGCCGCACGCGATGTGGACCTTGGGCGCCATCTCGTTCGCCGAAAGTTCGTTCTTTCCCCTGCCGCCGGACGTGATGCTGATCCCGATGTCGCTGGCCCGTCCGCAGCGCGCCTATGTCATGGCGCTGTGGTGCACGGTCGCTTCGGTGCTCGGCGGCTTGGTCGGCTACGCCATCGGCGCGTTGCTTTACGACTCGGTCGGGCTCTGGCTGATCCACCTCTATGGGTACGCCAATAAGGTCGAGGCCTTCCGGACGGCTTATGCCGAGTGGGGTGCGTGGATCATCCTGCTCAAGGGCCTGACGCCGATCCCCTACAAGGTGGTGACCATCACCTCCGGCTTCGCCGCCTACAATATCTGGCTGTTCCTGCTGTTCTCGATCATCACGCGCGGCGCGCGGTTTTTCATCCTCGCCTTCCTGCTGCATCGATACGGGGAGCAGGCGCGCGAAATCATCGAGAAGCGGCTGGGTTTCTGGGTCACGATCGGCGCCGCGGTTCTTATCGCCGGCATCGTGGCTGCGGTATACTTGATCTAA